The sequence TTGCTCTAATAATCCAGTAACTCATGTACAATGTGAGCTTAGAtcctggagacactgggacacatttaaTTCTCAATGTCCACAGTAGGCCAACTTCCcggtcctctcccccaccccctgaagAACCCAAAGACAGCTATTGGGCATGGAGCCATTTTGAAACAGCTCAAGGACAGCAATGTTCCACCACCTCCAACTTACCCAAAAACCCACATgaggaacttacatgagggtcagtgctcctagtggagagtttgtgcagatccagcagactctggttcacattcttctccatctgcagagctctctgcatcgcctccagactattgctccactcatcctgctctggtttctgaagaggaaagtcacagGCAGTTCATGTACAATGGAACAAACAAAATACACAAGACAGTACAAGGAAAATAGGGGTGAAAAAGCAACCAGATGACAATGTTAGCATAAACAATCACCCAGAAATTCCACTTGCTCCTTCCTGTGGGCATTCGACAAGATTTTAAGAGAAAATATACACAGCTACCCGAAGCTGCTGCCCCCACTCGACTTTCCCatgcacaggcctcctcttgctgcaCATCGTAGCATGTGCATGTCAGGACGTGCACAGGccaggagctggagtcacatggctctgggcagccaatcagttatagtatattctcattcatagtaataggagttttataAGTACGAAACTCCTAATACTATGAATGAAAAACCACTCCAAACACCCACAATAATAATAAATATACACTacataagattcatttaaattaaagttaatgcctTTTTAATaaaaaggaatttttttttttttaaatacaagttttttaattatgccttaaaataaacttagtcATGGGGAGGATTTTTATCAAATAGGTTTTCAtaacttttttttaatgtttgtttgtgtgtttttaaaaaactTGTGCCTgttaaagtaggctatgcgcctgctttttcaggcacaagatttttgcgtACATTTGGATGCGTAAATAAATATAAAATTTGCAtgtacaaatgtccttgctccagATATGTGCAATCCAGAAACttaacagatcagaaaagctggttttcatctCATGCGCAACgcacgctgaaaaccagcttttccgatgccgtcccgggtccgtagaaactttgtacgggcccggggaggccagaatttcaggctcATTGTGTCACAGGAATATATAATTTCTGCATTCCACTACCACAACCATGGAACCATTTGAAACAATCAGTCTAAGGCTATCCAGACAGCAGGCCACTCATTTATTGAACCAAACCTTGATGTCTGCCAAGATGATTCGGcctccacgccgattctggaattccatcagtttctcagcatgctcacgttcctcatgtgactgctccttgaagaactcagcaaagtgacgcagggcaacatcatcccggtcaaagtagaaggactgcagaGAGAATTTTAAACAGCTTCTTCAGACCTTGATATTCATATACAAAAGAGAGATagttatttccccccccccaccaccggagATAGTGAATTCTTAATTCTTCAAAAATAGATACCATTTGTAAACTAGCAAAATGCCATTCAATTCATCAATGGGAGTGGAGCCTCACCTCCCTATAACAGGATGAAATGTTCAACCAGCAAGAAAAAACTATAAACTAAAGTTCAGGATTATATTTCATGTCCAGTCAAACCAAGTACTAGTCCTGGATAAGCAACACCTCCTCTAATTTCCATCATTCACACAAGACTGTGTCCATCatgaggtggatgtgaaagatcaaagaggagagattgagcagactaggcctctattccctcaagtttagaaggagagatgatctcattagaaacatacaaaattgttaCTGGGCTTGAAggattagatgcagggaggatggttccccttgctggagagtctagaaccagggggtcacagtctcagaataaggggtcagccattcaggatggagatgaggaggaatttcttcactcagggtggtaactctttggaactctctactccatggaggctcagtcattgagtagattcaagacagaaagcaatAGATTTTTTTGatacaagggaatcaagggatatggggacagtgcaggaggtGCAGTTGAGtacaagatcagcaatgatcttattgaatgacgtgcaacttgaggggccagatggctacTCCAGAGGTACTACTGCAGGGAGCTCTGCAGGTGttgctggctaatatttatccctcaaagatgatctgatcatttatcttGCCAGTTTGAGAGCAGCCTTACTGTGCATTAATTGAGCCTGCTGCATTCCCACAATAACATTTCCCACATAACAGGTGACTACACTGaactacttcattggctacaaTGCACTTTGCAACATTCcaaggtagtgaaaggcactatagaaatgattGAATCTTTTAATCAAATGGAAGGATAGTTAGTGAGAACAATCCTCCACTCCAGTAGTTTACACACCAATAgtgtaacagaaacatagaaaataggtgcaggagtaggccatttggcccttcaagtctgcaccagcattcaatatcatggctaatcattcacctcagtacccctttcctgcttgctctccataacccttgatccctttagcaataaaggccatatctaactccctcttgaatatatccaatgaactggcaacaactactctctgcagcagggaatgccacaggttaactactgagtgaagaaattgctcctcatctcagtcctaaatgatttacctttgatccttagactatgtcccctggttctggacttaccaacatcaagaacattcttcctgcatctaacctatcccatcaaaattttatatgtttctacacaatcccctcatccttctaaactccagtgaatacaggcccagtcaatccagtctctcatatgtcagtcctgccatcccaggaatcagtctggtgaaccttcactgaactccctcaacagcaagaaaatctttcctcagattaaagagaccaaaactgaacacaatattccaggtgaggcctcaccaaggccctgtacaactgcggtaaaacctccttgctcctttactcaaatcccctagctatgaaggcaaacataccatttgtcttcttcagcacctgctatacctgcatgccaactttcaatgactgatgtaccatgtcacccagggctcattttatctctccatctctccttttcctaatctaccaccattcagataatattctaccttcatgtttttcccaccaaaatgaataacctcattatactgcagctgccctgcatttgtccactcatgtaacctgtccaaatcaccctgcagcctcttaacaccctcctcacagctcagaccaccatccagcttatcatctgcaaacttagatattacactcaaatccctcatccaaatcattaatgtatattataaataaaataaaataaaaaaaagatCTCAGCACAGTGAGCAAGGCTCCAACACCAGGATTCACAGTACTTCACCTCTAATTAATGAGAATGCTAGTAAGGACCTGCCCACATTTCACTCACTACAGTCCCCCCACTGAAACTGAACATTATCTCAGGTCAACTGGCCCCTGACCAGGTTTGTGCTCTTCTGTTATACACTCAGACAGCAGCTGAGCTAATTTCAGATATTAAACCTCAAAAAAGGACAGCTGCTATAGGGAGGACTCCATTAACTCAACAAGATCCCCTTGTATTACACACCTGAAGTCCTCACTGCCCAAAGACTCTGCTCCCCCAGGGAAGTAATTCCAGAGAAATACAGCTTAAAGCCAATTCATGGAATTGGAGAATTTCCAACTTTTCAGAATGCAACAACAAGGAATACAAGACTCACCATGGAGAGGTAAACATAGGAGgaacagagctccatgttgatctgcttgttgacagcagcctcacaatcctggtggtagttctgacacacttggGAGGCCATCTTCACTATCTATATTACACTATTACTTCTCACTATCTCCTGCGGAGTTCTCAAATTCACActattgtgctcaagttcctgtatTTATACTATTGGAACAGCTGCATTCAAACAGGGTATGACATCACCAATGATGATTGGCTCTCAGGGATTGTCAATCAGGAACCTTCCATGAATCCAGGCACCAATTAACAAAGGAGAGGAGGTTtgggggcggggctgggggagaTCCAGAGCCAATTAGAGCTTTGGGAAACACAACATTTTGGGAGATCAGTCTCGGTGATGTCACTGACTTTGGGTTCCTTGAACATCTTCAAATCTGAAAGTGTCTCATTTTTTAACACTCTCAATTGATTGAAATGAACATTTTTTACTTTCGCCGAAGGGGTTTTTCATAATCTGGCGAAGTTTGTTACTTGCAAGTTTCTGTGGCATTGAGGCAATATTCAAAGCTATCACATCGTCTTGGTGAATTGACAAACCAACCATTGACCAGTGGAATGAGAATTCCATCCTGGGGGTGGTGTGAACTGCCCCCAGTTCGAATATAGAGAATGGCCATGTGTCTGAGGATTGGCTACATGGGGGCATCAACGATCTGTCATTTTTATTCTCATGGAATGATGCCTGGTAAAATTCAAtatagtgagtgagaatgagagggagTGAACATTACTGAACACATTGTCACCCACAGACACGTCTCCATTTGATAGAgggattcaaaatcatgaggtgtctggacagagtcgatagacaggaacagttcccattggcagaagggtcgagaaccagaggacacagatttaaagtgactggcaaaagaaccaaaggcgacatgtttacacagcgagtggctgggatctggaatgcaatgtccgagagggtgatggaggtagactcaatcgtggctttcaaaagggaattggataagtacctgaaggaaaaaaaatagcAGGGTtgcgggaaagggcgggggagtgggactagctgaagtgctgttgcagagagtcggcacaggctcgatgggctgaatggcctccctctgtgctgtaaccattctatgattctatgatttgctccGGCGTGTTTTGGGGCAGGCCTGATGGAccaactggtcttttcctgcccctcAATTTGGTGTGTTGGACGCATCCTTTTTCAGTCACCTTTCAGTGAGGCGAAAGAATATTTAAATTCGATTGAAATGATGAACCTCAGATATGCTCCAACTGCCTGGTTCATCATAGATTCtatcagcacagaaagaggccaattggcccatcatgcctgtgcaggcactttgaaagagcgatccaattagtcccactcctcagcTCCTTCCCCATCACCCTGCAACTTttgtccttttcaagtatatatgcaattctctcttcaaagttactgttgaatctgattccaccgccctttcaggcagcacgttccggatcacaacaactcgctgcgtaaaaataatcgTCCTCATCTCTCCCCTCTGGTCATTTGCCTTTCATGTTGGTGTTTCTCAGAGAACCAAAGTCGAAATATCTGATTTCAGTGCAGAAGTATTCAGTCCTGGATTAGCTGATGAAAGGTGTTCCCTTGGATGAAAACTCTGCTTTagatggggcagagggagcggcagTGGTTCAGATCCAGTGCCACCAATCACACCACAGGCACTGCCCTTTCGGGGGAGATGCCACCAATGAGCACAGTTGACCCACCTGAATCGAACATGTGCCTGTGTATTTACACCTATATTGGTCGAAAGATCCAAGATGCATTAAATGCCCTGCAGTCACAAAGGACTTCGAGCAAACTGATGGACATCACATGGTCACAATCAATGGCCAGCCTAGTGGGCACTAAATACTGTCATTCGATATATAGTGAATGGTAACTTCTTTGAGATGAATATACATGGAATGACATGACAACAATTTCAGTGTACTCACTGCAGTTCTGAACTAATTTTATAAAATTAACTTGTGTAAAAATGGAGTTGAGGGTGGATTTCCCAATCACCAATTGTACTTCCCTTGGCCCCAATACCATCGCTCACTCAATGAGCTCAGACATTGAGTGTGGAGTCCAGCATTCTGTGCTACTTTGCCCACCAAGCTGAACAAAAAGTCTATAGCAGCAAGAATGAGTTTGGTTGAGTGAGCGACCTGCAGTGTATCCTACGGGAGTAACTCAGAGCAGCATTGATAGCTTACTTTAAATAAATACTTAAAGTGGGAGTGTACATTTGGAATGAAATGGTTAAACACTAACAGACTGGAAAACTCTCCATGCCTTGAACATTACAGCAGCTGACATGTTGTTGCATTGATGGTTAAATTGTTGCCATTGATGCAAAGGGCAAAGAGAATATTCATCACCAGTGGGAGCAGTtacttgtatagaaacatagaaacatagaaaataggagtaggccacttggcgcttcgagcctgcactgccattcaataagatcatggctgatcattccttcagtacccctttcctgctttctctccataccccttgatccccttaaccgtaagggccatatctaactccctcttgaatatagaaacagagacatagaaaataggtgcaggagtaggccattcggcccttcgagcctgcaccgccattccatgagttcatggctgaacatgcaactacaataccccattccggctttcttgccataccccttgatccccctagtagtaaggactacatcgaactcctttttgaatatatttagtgaattggcctcaacgactttctatggtagagaattccacaggttcaccactctctgggtgaagaagtttctcctcatttcggtcctaaatggcttaccccttatccttagactgtgatccctggttctggacttgcccaacattgggaacattcttcctgcatctaccctgtcgaaacccgtcagaatattaaatgtttctgtgaggtcccctctcattcttcttgcatctaccctgtctaaacccatcagaatataaaatgtttctgtgagatcccctctcattcttctgaactccagtgaatacaagcccagttgatccagtctttcttgatatgtcagtcccgccatcctgggaatcagtctggtgaaccttcgctgcactccctcaatagcaagaatgtccttcctcaagttaggagaccaaaactgtacacaatactccaggtgtggcctcaccaaggccctgtacaactgtagtaacacctccctgcccctgtactcaaatcccctcgctatgaaggccaacatgccatttgctttcttaaccgcctgctgtacctgcatgccaacctttaatgactgatgtaccatgacacccaggtctcgttgcacctccccttttcctaatctgtcaccattcagataatagtctgtctctctgtttttaccaccaaagtggataacctcacatttatccacattatacttcatctgccatgcatttgacctatccaagtcactctgcagtctcagagcatcctcctcgcagctcacactgccacccaacttagtgtcatccacaaatttggtgatattacatttaatcccctcgtctaaatcattaatgtacaatgtaaacagctggggccccagcacagaaccttgcgataccccactagtcactgcctgccattctgaaaagtacccatttactcctactctttgcttcctgtctgccaaccagttctcagtccacatcagcacactaaccccaatcccatgtgctttaacgttgcacattaatctcttgtgtgggaccttgtcgaaagccttctgaaagtccaaatataccacatcaactggttctcccttgtccactctactggaaacatcctcaaaaaattccagaagatttgtcaagcataatttccctttcacaaatccatggtgacttggacctatcatgtcacctctttccaaatgcgctgctatgacatccttaataagtgattccatcattttacccactaccgatgtcaggctgatggtttatcattccctgttatctctctccctccttttttaaaaagtggggttaaattggctaccctccactccataggaactgatccagagtcaatggaatgttggaaaatgactgtcaatgcatccgctatttccaaggccatctccttaagtactctgggatgcagtccatcaggccctggggatttatcggccttcaatcccatcaatttccccaacacaattttccgactagtaaggatttctctcagttcctccttcttactagaccctctgaccccttttatatccggaagattgtttgtgtcctccttagtgaataccaaatcaaagtacttgttcaattggtctgccatttctttgttccctgttatgacttcccctgattctgactgcaggggacctacgtttgtctttgctaacctttttctctttacatatctgtagaagcttttgaagtccatcttaatgttccctgcaagctcctctagtactctattttccctgccctaatcaaaccctttgtcctcctctgctgagttctaaatttgttccagtctctgggttcactgctatttctggccaatttgtatgccacttccttggctttaatactatacctgatttctcttgatagccacggttgagccaccttcccttttttatttttacaccagacagggatgtacaattgttgtagttcatccatgcggtctctaaatgtctgccattacccatccactgtcaatcccttaagtatcattcgccaatctatccgagccaattcacgcctcataccttcaaagttactcttctttaagttctggaccatggtctctgaattaactgtttcattctccatcctaatgtagaattccatcatattatggtcactcttccccaaggggccttgcacatcgagattgctaattaatcctctctcaatacacaacacccagtctaagatggcctccccgctagttggctcctcgacatattggtctagaaaaccatcccttatgcactccaggaaatcctcctccaccgtattgcttccagtttggttagcccaatctatatgcatattaaagtcacccatgataactgctgcacctttattgcatgcacccctaatttcctgtttgatgccctccccaacatcactactactgtttggaggtctgtacacaactcccactaacgttttttgccctttggtgttctgcaactctacccatatagattcgacatcatccaagctaatgtccttcctaactattgcattaatctcctctttaaccagcaatgctaccctacctccttttcgttttactcgatccttcctgaatgttgaatacccttggatgttgagttcgcagccctgatcatcctggagccatgtctctgtaatcccaatcacatcatatctgttaacatccatttgcgcagttaattcatccatcttattacggatactccttgcattcagacacaaagccttcaggcttgtttttttaacaccctttgtccttttagtgtgcagtgtggtgcagtgtggccctttttatttctcgcctttgtttactcagccttccactattgctttttaccttgtaccatctgtttctgactccatattacttcgccctgtctcgctgcataggttcccatccccctgccatattagtttaaacactcccgaactgcattagcaaatgttacccccaggatatcagttccagtcctgcccaagtgcaaaccatccattttgtacaggtcccacttcccccaaaactggttccaatgtcccaggaatttgaatccctccctcttgcaccactgttccagccacgtatttattctaactatcctgctccctctactctgattagcacgtggcactggtagcaatccagagattactacctttgaggtcctacttttaaatttaacacctagctccctaaattcagcttgtagaacctcttcccacttcttacctatatcgttggtacctacgtgtaccacgacaactggctgttaaccctccctctctcgaatgctctgcagccgcaccAAGACATCCTtgaacttgcaccagggaggcaacataccatcctgaagtctcggttgaggCTACAGAAACTCCTATTTATTCCCCTcaaaatagagtcccctatcactatagctctcccactctttttccccccattctgtgcagcagagccacccatggtgccatgaacctggctgctggtgccttcccctggtaagtcatctcccccaacagtatccaaaacggtatatctgttttggagggagatgaccgcaggggactcctgcactaccttcctgctcttgccttgtttcTTGGTCACccgttcactatctgtcctaaaccTTACCTGCGGtgtaccaactcactaaatgtgctatccacaacattctcagcatcgcgcatgctccagagggagtccatccgcagctccagtgccgtcatgcggtctgtcaggagctgcagctcgacacacttcctgcacacataatagtcagggacactggaagtgtccctgatttcccacatagcacaggaggagcatgacatgggtccaagctctcctgccatgacttaaccctgaaattaatttacttactaaaatttacttaaacaccaaacagctacttagtagttcgctgccaattaaaccaatctaatagtcagtctaaaagagagttatacttaccagtcgaacagccaaccacttaccagcttggctgatacgtgacctctcgatttcgcacccctctatctttgtctgcagctggttgggctggtctctgggctttCGTCCCATACTCTCgcatccttatcagctgctctagtgtcagcactggtaggaaaaacaagacaaaacagcacctgccacccccacttgcctgaactcacccacttaccaaactcacgaatgccactctatgctgctgcactcaatgaactgacatcaacaactctctgcggcagggaatgccacaggtcaacaactctctgagtgaagaagtttctcctcatctcagtcctaaatggcctaccccttatcctaagactatgtcccctggttctggacttcccaacatcgagaacattcttcccgcatctaacctgtccagtcccgtcagaatctgatatgtttcgatgagatcacctctcatcctcctaaacgccagtgaataaagcccagttgatccagtctctcctcatatgacagccaagccacccctggaatcagtctggtgaaccttcgctgcactccctcaatagcaagaacatccttcctcagactaggagaccaaaaccaaaaccaaatacaatattccaggtgaggcctcacgaaggccctgtacaactgcagtaagacctccctgctcctatattcaaatcccctagctatgaaggccttctttaccgcctgctgtacctgcgtgcccactttcagtgactgatgaaccatgacacccaggtctctttgcacctcccctttttctagtctgccgccattcagataatattctgccttcgtgtttttgcccccaaaatggataacctcacatttattcacattatactgcatctgccatgtatttgcccactcacctaacctgtccaagtcaccctgcagcctcttagcatcctcctcgcagctcacaccgcccccagtttagtgtcaagcgcaaacttggagatattacactctattccttcatccaaatcattaatgtatattgtaaagagctggggtcccagcactgagccctgcggcaccccactagtcactgcctgtcattctgaaaaggatccgtttatcccgactctctgcttcctgtctgccaaccagttctctatccacgtcagcacattacccgcaatatcatgcgctttgattttgtacaccaatctcttgtgcgggacctgtaaaaagccttttgaaagtccaaatacaccacatccactggttctctagtAGTTACAttcgcaaaaaattccagaagattcgtccagcatgatttccctttcataaatccatgctgactcggtctgatcctgtcactgctttccaaatgagctgctatttcatccttagtgattgattccaacattttccccactactgatgtcaggctaactggtctataattacctgctttctctctctctccttttttaaaaagtggcgttacattagctaccctccagtccataggaactgatccagagtcgatagattgttggaaaatgatcaccaatgcatccactatttctagggccacttccttcagtactctgggatgcagactatcaggacccagggatttatcggcctttaatcccatcaatttccctaacacaattttccacctaataaggatatctttcagttcctcattctcactaggccCACTGTCCCTTCGTGCATTCGGAAGGTtacttgtatcttcctttgtgaagacagaaccaaagtattggttcaattggtctgccatttctttgttccccattataaattcacctgaatcagaatgctagggacctacgtttgtctctactaatctttttctcttcacatatttatagaagcttttgcagtcagcttttatgttccctgcaagcttcctctcgtactctattttccccttcttaattaaacccttagtcctcctctgttgaattctaaatttctcccagtccggaggtttgttgctttttctagataatttatattcctcttccttggttttaacactatccttaatttcccttgttagccattgttgagccaccttcccagttttatttttactccagacagggatgtacatccatgtgatctttaaatgtttgccattgcttatccaccgtcaaccctttaagtatcctctgccagtctattctagccaattgccacctcataccgtcaaagttacctttccttaagtttaggaccctagtttccgaattaactttgtcactctccatcttaataaaaggaattctaccatattatggtcacttttccccaaagggcctcgcacaacaagattgctaattaatcccttctcattgcacatcacctcgtcgaggatggccagctccctgtttggttcctcgacacattggtctagaaaaccatcccgcatacactccaggaaatcctcctccaccgcattgctaccagttaggttagcccaatctgtatgtagattaaattcgcccatgattactgctgtacctttattgcacacatcctttatttcttgtttgatgttgtccccaacctcactactactatttggtggtctatacacaactcccactagcgttttctgccctttggaattccccagctccacccataccgattccacatcatccaggttaatgtccttcattataattgcattgatttcctctataaaccagcaaagccaccccgccttattttcctttctgtctatccttcccaaatgctGAATAGCCTtggtttgagttcccagccttggtcaccatggagcatgtctccgtgatgccaatcgcatcatatccattaactgctatctgtgcagttaattcatacaACTTATTCCAACTACTCCTCACATTTGAGGCAGAGAGgcttgaggcttgtctttttaaacacactgtgccccttttgaatc is a genomic window of Pristiophorus japonicus isolate sPriJap1 chromosome 4, sPriJap1.hap1, whole genome shotgun sequence containing:
- the LOC139262199 gene encoding ferritin heavy chain B-like, encoding MASQVCQNYHQDCEAAVNKQINMELCSSYVYLSMSFYFDRDDVALRHFAEFFKEQSHEEREHAEKLMEFQNRRGGRIILADIKKPEQDEWSNSLEAMQRALQMEKNVNQSLLDLHKLSTRSTDPHLCDFLETHYLDEQVKMIKKLGDHITNLKRLGAPENGLGEYLFDKHTLGESD